The stretch of DNA AGTCATCCCATGGATTGCCTTGTGTCTGCTTGATACCCAGCGAGATACGGCGTTTTTCTTGGTCAACTTCAAGAACTTCAACTTCAACCTCTTGGCTTGTTGAGACGATTTTACCAGGGTGGACGTTTTTCTTTGTCCAAGACATTTCTGATACGTGGACAAGACCTTCAACGCCTTCTTCCAGTTCAATAAATGCACCGTAATCTGCGATATTTGTGACTGTGCCTGTGTGACGTGTGCCAACAACATATTTCGCTGATGCGGCTTCCCATGGATCCTCTTGCAATTGCTTCATGCCAAGGCTGATGCGCTGCGTTTCTGGATTAATGCGAATGATCTTAACTTGGACAGTATCACCCACAGTCAAGACTTGGCTTGGGTGGTTAATACGGCGCCATGTCATATCTGTGACGTGGAGTAGACCGTCAATGCCGCCCAGATCGACGAATGCGCCGTAATCTGTGATATTTTTGACAATACCTTCGCGTGTCTCACCTTCGGCCAATTGACCGACAAGCTCTGCACGTTGCTCGGCACGGCTTTCTTCTAGGATAGCGCGGCGAGAGACAACGATGTTACCGCGCGCACGGTCCATTTTCAAAATCATGAACGGCTGTTCTTGGTTCATCAATGGCGCGATGTCGCGCACAGGGCGGATGTCCACTTGGGAGCCCGGCAAAAATGCGTTGATAGAGCCAAGGTCAACAGTAAAGCCGCCTTTAACACGGCCAACAATCGCACCGGGAACAGGTTCTTCTTTTTCAAAGACTTTCGCGATTTTGATCCAGCTTTCTTCGCGGCGCGCTTTTTCGCGGGAGAAGACAGCGTCGCCAAGGGCGTTTTCAATGCGCTCAATATAGACGTCAACATCATCGCCGACTTTGACAGCTTCTTTGCTGCCCGGGATGTAAAATTCACGCATGGGGATGCGACCTTCGGTCTTAAGACCAACGTCGACAATGACCATGTCTTTTTCAATACCAGTGACACGACCCGTGACAACGGATCCTTCTGACATAGCATTGGTTTCAAGGGATGCTTCGAGCATAGACGCAAAATCGTCCATAGTCGGGGTAAGGCTATTCTCAGCCATAGGGATAACTCCAATATATATGTTTCGGGCCGACGGGTTGTGTCCCGCGGTCTGGCCCCGCCAATCGGGGCCTATATATGTGCCGCGCCGCCGGAGTATGAAACCAAGGCGGCACGGACGTCGCGCGTATAGTCTAATCGTCTCCCCCGCGCAAGCGGCAGATAACAGGGGTGCGCAAGCGGCAGATAACAGGGGTGCGCAAGCGGCAGGTATAGGCGCTGGACCTGTTCAGACAAAGAAAAACCCCGCCTGAGAACAGACGGGGTTTTTTTAAGTCTAAAACAGGCGGAGGCCCGTTTTTAAAGCTTTAAAGCCTAGTTGCTGGCACTGTCATCGTCATCATCAGATGCGACAACGATTACAGCAGCAAGCTGAGCCGCAAGAACAAGACCAACAAGGACCTCTTCAGAGACGCCTAGGGCTGTTTTCTCGCCAGAGGCCAAAACTGCAGTTTTCGCTTGTGGTTGAAAGACAGTGATGGCGTCTGTTGATGTTGCGACAGCTTCAGTCGTTGCAGGTGCAGCGACAACAGCTTCTGTAGTTTGTGTTTCTGTTACGGTTGCAACAGTCTGCTCTGACGCGAACGCGCCAGTGGCAAATGCGGACATGGCTGTTGTGATGACAACGGCTGTTCCAAAACGTGTTAGGGTCGACATAATGCGCTCCGTTAAGTTTCTACCATCATTCAATGGCAGGATGTAAATATTACAACTCGAGGCTATTAACCCTAGCTGTAACGAGAGTCTATCCTTCATTAAGGCAGTATCATGACATTTTGGGGTAAAATACCAATTTTTGGACCCTAAATGCGTGTTTTGCGTTATTTTTGGGCGTTTTTTGCCAAAACAGCATCCACAAGCCTCGCGGCGCGGCCCAACACCTCCGCAATCGATAGTCCTGTTGTGTCGATCAAATGCGCGTCGGGCGCAGGCTTTAACGGGGCTGTCTCTCGACCTGAGTCGCGGGCATCACGTTCCGCCAGTTGGGCGGACACAGTCTCAAGCGTGATGTCCTCGCCGTAGCCCGTCAATTCTGCGTGACGGCGGCGCGCGCGTTCATCGGCGGTGGCGTCAATATAGAACTTTACCGTGGCATCTGGACAAATCACAGTGCCAATATCGCGCCCGTCCAGCACCGCACCCTTGGCCCCATTTGGCGGATTGGCGGCAAAGTCGCGTTGAAAATCAAACAGGGCCGCACGCACGCCAGGGTGCACGGCCACTTTGGACGCGGCCGCGCCGATGGGGCCAGACTTTAAAATGGGATCCGATAAAGCGTTTGTATCAATATGTTTGACGGCGGCCTCAGAATCATCCGCGTCATCAGGATCGCCGCCTGCGTCCAGCACAGCTTTCGCGACCGCGCGGTAAAGCTTGCCTGTGTCCAAATAGGCCAGCCCGTAATGGGCGGCGAGCTGTTTGCCCAGCGTACCTTTGCCGCTCGCAAAGGTGCCGTCAATGGATATAACCAGAGGCGATGTAAGATCAGCTATTGTCACGGCTAGGCGGACGTCTCTATGACGGCGCCCAAGCGCGTCATTATGTCAAAAAAGCTCGGGAAGCTGGTTGCAATCATAGAGGCGTCATCAATACGCACAGGGGCATCGCAGCCCAGTCCCAAGATAAGCGCGCTCATCGCGATGCGGTGATCATGGTGGGTTTTGACCACCGCCCCGCCGCGCGGCGTGTCCCCGCCGATGACCGTCATGCCGCTTTCATGGCTGGTGATATTAACGCCGTTACTGGATAACAACGCCTCTGTTGCGGCGATGCGGTCACTTTCTTTCACCCGAAGTTCCCCAATGCCGTCCATCACAGTGCGGCCTTTGGCAAAGGCGGCAGCCACGGCCAAAATGGGATATTCGTCAATCATGGCAGGCGCGCGGTGCGGCGGCACAGTAACGCCGTGTAGGGGCGAATGTTTAACATGGATATCAGCGATAATTTCTCCGCCAGAGGTCCTAAAATTATCAGAGCGGAGGTAGCCGCCCATCTCGGTCAGTGTCTCGAACAATCCCGTGCGCGTCGGGTTCATCATGACGTTTTCGATGATAATATCAGAGCCGGGGGTAATCAGTGCCGCAACGATTAAAAAAGCGGCAGAGCTGGGGTCGCCCGGCACGATAACGTGGGTGGCTTTTAGGGTCTGTCCGCCGTCCATGCGCACGACTTGCCCGTCGCCGCGCTTGGCCGCGGTGAGTTTCACGCCAAAAGCTTTGAGCATATTTTCCGTATGGTCACGGGTCAGGGTGGGTTCTGTTATCGCGGTCGTGCCCGCCGCGTTTAACCCGGCCAGCAAAATACAGGATTTGACCTGCGCGCTGGCATGGGGCGGGGTGTAATCAATGGCGGTCAGGGCCGCGCCAGCTTTCAAGGTGACAGGTAAACGGTCGCCTGGGGCTACGTCAAATGCTGCGCCCATTTCGCGCAAGGGATCAAGGACACGGCCCATGGGGCGCGATGTTAAGGACGCGTCACCTGTGAATGTTGCGCTCACCTTATAACCTGCTGCTGCGCCCATAATAAGGCGCACACCTGTGCCGGCATTGCCGCAATCCACAGCGTGTTTGGGGCTTTGAAATCCGTCTTTACATCCCACGACATGCCAAACACCGTCTTTGTCCTTCGTAATATCTGCGCCAAAGGCCCGCATGGCGTCGGCTGTGGACATAATGTCGGCACCCTCTAGCAAGCCCGCGACTGTGGTCGTGCCCGTGGCCATAGCCCCAAAAATCATAGCACGGTGGGAGACCGATTTATCCCCCGGTGCGCGCACTGTACCGCGCAGTGGGGTCGTTGATTTTTGTGAAACAGCAGCCGTAGATGTCATTGCAGGGTCATTTCCAGTTGACTTGGATAATAGAGCCGCTAAGACGCGGACACATCCGATTTAAGAGGACAGGTTTTAGCGCAACCACGATGAAGTGCAAGCGTTTGCTCCCCGTCTTTTGAGGCAGTCATTTAGTCTGTCTTTATTATCGGCACACGATGATAATATGAAGGTCTGTATCATGGCAAAAGTTGATCTCGGCACAAAACGTACCTGCCCCGAATGTAGCGCGAAATTTTATGACCTGACGAAAAATCCGGCCACATGCCCGATGTGTTCGCACAGCTTTGATCCTGCCGAGCTTTTGGCAGGTGCGTCATTGGCGGCCATGAAGGCGGATGAAGAGCTAAAAGATTATGACGCGGAGTCAGATGACGACGAGGATGATGAGGACGAAGACGGCGTGAAGAAAAAAGCCAAAGACGCCGATGAAGACGAAGACGATATTGATGAGGCCGAAGAAGAGGCTAAAGAGCTAGAACTTGACGGCGACGACGCCGCCATTATTGGCGGTGGGTCTGATGATGACGATGACGAGCGTCGCGATATGGACGGTTTCTCTGAGACCGAAGATGACGACGAAGACGCTGCCCTTGTTGATGATGACGATGACAATGAATTGCCACCGCCGGACGCGGATGACGCCGAAGACGATGACGTTGAAGAAATAGAAATCTAAGTCGATTTTTATTGCAACACTCGTGCTTGCGTTTTAAGAGCGCAGCGCAAAACATAATCAGTAGGCCGTCGTGGTACTGCTGGCGATAGTGTCCCGCGAAACGACGTTTCGCGAGCCCACTATCTTTCCCGCATTTGCATAGCAAATGCTCGGGGGGCCTTAGCTCAGCTGGTAGAGCGCTTGCATGGCATGCAAGAGGTCAGGGGTTCGACTCCCCTAGGCTCCACCAATTTTATTTAAATTACATCATTGTTTTGTATGACAGAAATTGGGGCTAATCGTTTGCACTCATACCTTCATTCATAACCGTGATGAAAAAATTAACTGCCTAAGGCGGCCCGATGGACGACTTTGTTCATAGCAAGAGAAATTTCAGCATACAGATAATCCTCTGCGCCCCATAGATGAGATAGCCAAAACTTACGCCGAGGCAGAGGTTGTCGGGGGATGTGTGTAAAAGTCAGATACTCTGACTTATTTAAGCTTCGTAGGCTTGCATTCTCAGGAGCTGTCAAAACAGATATCAACATTCCGAACAAAAAATCGTGCGGCATGGCATTAGCGCCGTCTTCGGACAAACGCATGGATCCATCTGTTGTCCAAGTAAAATTAGCATCTACGCGACCCTCATGAACAATACTTGTTCTGACCTGATCGTAGAGTATATCTAACATTGGTTTAACACCAATTTTTAACGTCATAATGTTTGACGTCGCAATGAAGGTAATCATTGGCGAACTTTCACTCAGGAATGATTTGATGCGCTTTCCTACCCCTCCACCGAACCGTCGCTTTGCTGTGTTGTCTAAAGCGGGAAAAAGTTGGAGCGCGCAGCTTTCGTAATCGCCCTCGGAGTAATTGTAAAAAGCCTTAACTACACGACGCTCTATGTAACTCAAATCTGTGCCAGAGTTCAAACTCATGTTTCACCTTATTACGCTTCTAAACAAACACCCATGATTAATTGCCTGCTTTGCCGAAATGAAGCTATTTTAGCTGCCATCGCTGTAGCGCGCTGCTTTCCTTACGTTTTTCACTGCTGTTACAGTCATTTTCTCGCGAGTTTTAGTCATCCGCTTTGCTTTATCCGTTAATACCTTCATTAATACTTTTAAAGTCTGAAGGGGGCAAACGCTAGGGTATATTGTAGAATGGTGCAATTTCTATCCTATTGATGTTTATCTATGCTTTAGACGTTCACGGTCGCTTACACAGTATGGTTCGATTCCCCTAGGCTCACCATTTTTTAATTTACCTAACGATTGCCCGCCAATTGTAACAACAGTGGTGACAGCGCGTGTCTTCACCTGTAACGACTATGGTTAGTCGGCATAGGAGTCATGCGTGGGGCGCGCGTCTGATCACACAGAAGTAGATAGAAAAATTAGGGCGTTGACGGCGCTTCTACGCTATCCGTTGTCGCTGCCTATTCACGAGCCGACCCCCGCGATTGACTTGGATATGGCTGAATTTGCATGCCGTCGTCATCGGGTCGGACAGTTACTTTTTCGGGCAGCACAGCTAGACCCACAGGCGGACATAAGCCCTGCCGCGCAGCAAATCCTTGCCGAGGTTTATCAACACAATATCTATCTGCAATTAAAGCAAAAGGCGGTGGTGAAGAACCTCCACAGCGTGTTGTCAGAACAGGCCATACCGTGTTTTTTTGTAAAGGGCGGACAGCTTGGCGCGCAGCTTTATGATGATCCCCATCTGAGGTTAGCCAAAGATGTGGATGCTGTGGTGCCGACGGAACATATAGCAGATGCCTTAACCGTGCTGAGCCAGGCGGGCTACCAATTTACCCGTGGCTCTAAAACCCTGCGCCCCAAACGCGACCGTTGGCGGCTCTGGGCGAATAAAGATATGCCGTTTATTGACCCAAAATTTGGTCAATTCATTGAATTGCATGAACGCCTCATCCATCTTGAGCCAGCTGGATTGACCGCCCGCGTGATACGCTTTGACGGAACGGCGGATGCACCGCCAATCACCCATAGTCCTTATGTGCTTTATCTTATATTGCATGCTGTGCTGGCTTATTTTCGGCGGCTGAAATGGGTGGTCGATTTGTCATCGCTTTTGCGGCGTTTGCCCGCCCCGCAAAAGACAGAGGTTTTTGCGCTGGCTAAAGAGTTTCATTGTATGCAAGCGCTGATTGCGGCGCTGCAATTCACGGAAGATTATTTCCCTGACACTTTGGATAATGATTGGAAGGGTCTGATTGCCGAACATGAAATCACGGAGCAAACAGACATCCTGCGCGACAGGTTTGCGCGCGGTCTATGCGGCGCTCAAGACGGCGATATTATGACCGCGCCGCCTATGCCGTATTTCCCTATTCCTGAGCGTGTCATTTTTGAGCAAGCGACTATGGGGTATAGTACGACTTTGTTTCGCAAGGCGGTTGGCGTGCTGACCCGGCGATAGGGCTTTGTGTATGTATAAGAGTAAGCTTGAATAAATTTGCGAAAAGATTAAAATGGAACGTGGGCACGTTTTGCAACATTTAAATTATCACAGCCATATGTACGGCCTTTCTGTGCGCAGCGATATCGCTTTGCCTGAACTAAACCAAGGTCGTCTTGGCTCTGCTGAATATATTACGATTTCCGCTGTGCCCAATTTAGGCGCGCTTGAAAATGGCCGTATCATAAATCCTTATTGCCAGGCTACTGACGTTGAAATCCGTCTTAACATCCCAGATAAGCTAACGCTGTCTATTGTAGGTGGCGCGCATATTTATTACCAAGCTGCACCAGGCGTGGATGAAGCCACGCTCCGACTTTATATCCTTGGCTCTGGTTTTGGCGCGCTCTTGCAACAACGGGGCTACCTTGTTCTGCACGGTAACGCCGTGAAAATGACAGATGGTGGTGGTCTGATATGCGTGGGGCCGTCGGGTATTGGAAAATCCACAACCGCTGCGGCCATGATGCAGCGGGGTTATAAGATCATCGCCGATGATGTTTGCCCCATAACCACGGCTGGTATTGTTATTCCTGGTATGCCGCGCATAAAATTGTGGGAGGACGCGGCCGCGCATCTGTCCGTATCGACTGATGGTCTGCGGCACATCATGCCAGGCATGGCAAAGTATAATTTACCCTTAGGCGAGGCTTATGCAACGGGCGGGCTTAAGGTCAAAACACTGGTTGAACTCGACACGCATGAGGGCGCTGATATTATTGTCGAGCCTGTCATGGGTGTTGAAAAATTCATGCTGTTGAAACGTAATAGCTACCGTTACGAATATTTGTTGGCGATGAATAGCGCAGCAGACCATTTCAAAAAAGCTGAACACTTTATCGCAGGCTTATCGATGTATAAGGTTAAACGGCCCAAAGACGGCTTTGCGATAGACCGTCTATTGGATAGACTTATAAATCTTTATGACGAAAGCGATATCGCGGGCCTTGGGGCCGCAAAATTATAGGGCGCAATATTATGACACAAAAGCTAATACGAAATTCCAACCTTATGGCGTCGGCCATTGATGATGAACTTGTTATGATGGATATAGAGCAAGGCAATTATTTTGGTCTTAATGCCGTTGGGGCCTATATCTGGACGCTGCTGGAAACGCCGCAATCGCGAGACGACATTATGGGGCAGGTCAAAGATAATTTCGAAGCGCCCGATGTATCCACCCTTGAGAAAGATGTATTGGATTTTATCCAAACGATGATTGATAATAAGCTCGTGCAGTTTGGGGGGTGAGTAGTCAGGTGGTATTGCCGCGTAAAATTCGGGCGTTTTTCATGCATTTTACATGGCGTGAAAAACTCATGATGCCCGTTATATTTCTTGCCCTAGGCGCGGCACGATTGATGGTCTTGATTGTACCGTTTCGGCGATACGGATTTATCTTTGGGCATAAATTGGGTAGCCGCGCAGTGCAGCCGTCTATAGACGCCACAGCGCAATTAGCAGACAGAGGACGGGTCATAAGAACCGTTGCTAAAAATACACCGTGGTCATCTAATTGTTTGGCTCAGGCCATCGTCGCGGCTGTTTATTTACGTATTTTGCGCCTGCCTTTTACAACTTATTTCGGTGTTAAAAAATCGAACAAAGACGCGGTTGATTTAGACGCACATGCATGGGTTGTGGCGGGTGATATTGGAATAACTGGATTGAAACAGTCTATTGGTATGACCCCCGTCTCGACGTTTATATTTGCGCCGTCCATAAAACCAAGTCGCACATAATGTTTGCTGCTATCATCATGCGCGGCTCGCGTGAAAATCCGAAACAATACGTCACGGGCGAAACGTTCATTGAAAGCTTAACACCGTTTACCAAAGCCGACGTGAGTGGTATTTGGCAGGACGACCGCGCGATTATCGCCCAAGCCACACATCATAACACGCCCGAATCTATTTATGAGAACGCGCCAGAGGTTTGCGAAGATACAGGCTGTGTTATTGCAAGCTGGATACGGTTGGATAATCGCGCAAAGCTCTGTGCGGCACTGGGGTTAACGGAACGGCCCACGCTGACCGACCCGCATATTGTTCTGGCCGCCTATCGGCAATGGGGGCGTGACTGCACGAATGAATTAGAGGGTGATTTTAGTTTCATCATCTATGACCCAAAAACCCATGCGACCTTTTGCGCGCGGGATACAATGGGCGCAAAACCGTTCTTCTATCAGCTAACAGACCGTCATTTAATTGTGGCCACATCGGTGGCCGCTATTCGCGCTGTTAAAGGATTGACGTTGATCCCCAATGTTGAATGGACGGCGTTATTTCTGGCCAATTTGAATTTTGCCCATAGGCAATCTGCCTATGAGGGGGTGGAAAAATTACCGCCTTCCCATGATATGTTTGTCGACATCAACACTGCCCAAGGCCCACGCGAATATTTCACATTCGATTTAACAGCGCCCCATAGTGTGAAACGCGACAACATATGGGTGGACCGCTACCGAGAAGCTTTTGATAAGGCCGTTTATGTGCGGTCTCGCAGTGCTAACCTCATTGGCGCGGAAAGCTCGGCGGGGCTCGATTCGTCTTCTATCATCGCGACGCTGGTCGATAAATTACCCCATAGCCGCGATGATTTTCATACCTTTGGTCTTTGCGCGACAGAGGATGAACCAGGGTTGTTATTGTCTACTGCGGCGCATTGCGGCGTCCGGCACACCCATACTCTAATGACGCCGAAAATGTTGCAAATTGATGAGAGTTTTCATCGTGCCCTAACATCGCTTGGCCATCCGCCAGAGCATTGGCAGATGCTCTACCAGCCTTCGTTTTTTGAACAGAGTCAGAGGTTCGGCATAAAGACCTTGGTCTCTGGTTACGGCGGCGACGAAGTCGTGACCAACTATGCTAAATATCTTCCTAGAGAATTACTACTACGTAAAGCTTATGTGGCCGCGTTAAATGAAATGTCGGGCTCGCTGCCCATGCGGCTTGCCCGCTTTGGTAAAGCGGTAACAGCGGGTTCGTCTGATCCTCATATCTCGCTGCGTGCTATTATCAAAAATAAATTTGCTCTTAGCTGTATTCACCAAGACGTCCTTGAAAATAGCAAGCTAAGGCAGCGCGTCGAAGACACGTCATTTCCAAGACAGTCTGAGTGGACATTGAACACGATCGCTGCCAATGCGCCAGGGTTTCGTTTGGCCCGGTCTGGACGGCTTGAAAGTGAGGCAATTTTCGCAGCGAGTTACGGTATGCAATACCGCTATCCTATGTATGACCGTCGCTTGCTTCAGCAATATTTTGCAACACCGTCCATTGAAAAGCGTCGCCGTCATATGGGGCGATATTTACACCGCCGTGCATTGCAGGGTCGTGTGCCTGACCGAATTTTGTGGCAACCTACTAAATTTATGGGGGCATATTTGGGCGGGCGAATGAATGCCCAAACGCATGACCCCACTGCTTTTTATGAATTGCCCGAATTATTGCGAACAATCATTGATGAAAAGGCCTATAGGCAGCAGCAAACGGCGCAGCGCAATGTGAGCGATAATGCCGATAAGGATGCCGTTCGTCGCAACATTTTCTTTTTTCAATTAAAACAATTATCTGCTTGGTTAAATGAAGACAACACCAGTTGATATTTGACTTGTACAAAATAAGGATTATTGTCAACAAAGTGTAAACTCAAACTTTACGGGGCAAAATTCATGACTAATCACACTTCAAACACGCATACGGGCGAAAAAAAACCATTCGTCAAACCAGAGCTTAAAATTTTAGACGTTAAAAATACACAGACGGGACCAAACCCCGACCCTAATGAATTTAATCCTATATTACAGGGGAGCTAAACCCTTTTTGATAGTGACGTCGCTTTGAGAGCGTGCATCATATTAAATTCTCCGTATCTTGTTAGATTGCAGACTTCATCTGCATCATATTAATCTGTTTGGTTAAATTTTAAGATATGCTATCGCGCTCAGATGCGTTAGCCTATGTGCCCTATTTGGTGGTGCTTTACTACGCGGCTATCGAGTAGCGAGGCGACATAGTTGTGATGTAAGTCATTGATTGGCGGTCTATGGGAGTGGGTTTTGCAAAAATTTGTTTTTGATGAAACCACTGCTGAACACACAACTGCGCTTGCAGAACTACTTCATCCGCTAGACGCAAAGCATTTTTTTAAAGACTATTGGGACAAGCAATCCATTTTAATTCAGGGTGGAGGGCACGGTCGGTTTCACTCCATTATGACTGAGGCTGACTTCGTAGACGCCTTATATAAGGCAAAGCTTAGCAGTCCGAGTTTGCGCTATTTGCAAAAATCTTTGGGTGACCGTCAAGAGAGCTTAGATTATTTTCTTAGGCAAAAAGCGACTTGGGTTGAGCCGCATTCCACGGCCCAATTGGCCAAGGACTTTCACGGCGGCACGATGGTCTATGTTGCGATTGAGAATGCTGTTGCTTCGGTTAAGTCGTATTGCCGATCAATTTTTCCAGACTTCAAATCTCAAATATCAATCAATGCCTATTTCAGTGCTGGACGTGATGCGAGCGCATTTGACGCGCATTTCGACCCGCAAGATGTTTTCATATTACAGCTCGAAGGGCAGAAAGAATGGCAGCTTTGGAACCAGAATAGAGTGACCAATCCGATATCAGGCATTCCAAAAAGCAAATCTGTCCCACAAGCGAAATTGCCAGCAGATGAGACGGTTATACTGACACCGGGTG from Fretibacter rubidus encodes:
- the rpsA gene encoding 30S ribosomal protein S1 codes for the protein MAENSLTPTMDDFASMLEASLETNAMSEGSVVTGRVTGIEKDMVIVDVGLKTEGRIPMREFYIPGSKEAVKVGDDVDVYIERIENALGDAVFSREKARREESWIKIAKVFEKEEPVPGAIVGRVKGGFTVDLGSINAFLPGSQVDIRPVRDIAPLMNQEQPFMILKMDRARGNIVVSRRAILEESRAEQRAELVGQLAEGETREGIVKNITDYGAFVDLGGIDGLLHVTDMTWRRINHPSQVLTVGDTVQVKIIRINPETQRISLGMKQLQEDPWEAASAKYVVGTRHTGTVTNIADYGAFIELEEGVEGLVHVSEMSWTKKNVHPGKIVSTSQEVEVEVLEVDQEKRRISLGIKQTQGNPWDDFTDRYPVGTVIKGEVRSVTEFGLFIGLDGDIDGMAHLSDLSWDKSGEEALKDYRKGDEVEAKILEVDIEKERISLGIKQLIKDTTPTGANRGATVTCTVTEVNTGGIAVTFGDDDAEANAFIRKGDLSRERSEQRPERYAVGDKLDAMVIRFDKQKREYTLSVKALEIAEEKQAVEQYGSADSGASLGDILGAAMKKN
- a CDS encoding JmjC domain-containing protein, producing MQKFVFDETTAEHTTALAELLHPLDAKHFFKDYWDKQSILIQGGGHGRFHSIMTEADFVDALYKAKLSSPSLRYLQKSLGDRQESLDYFLRQKATWVEPHSTAQLAKDFHGGTMVYVAIENAVASVKSYCRSIFPDFKSQISINAYFSAGRDASAFDAHFDPQDVFILQLEGQKEWQLWNQNRVTNPISGIPKSKSVPQAKLPADETVILTPGDVLYVPRGMWHWPRLLDDNPSLHLTVTLIMPRPVDVLDWLKVVMSEDETFRASLPFSSYQDGAVERSASLNQAIRFLTETLASPEAKSIAAAYMLQKGVRSIMPTLEPTPEDNDEL
- a CDS encoding nucleotidyltransferase family protein produces the protein MGRASDHTEVDRKIRALTALLRYPLSLPIHEPTPAIDLDMAEFACRRHRVGQLLFRAAQLDPQADISPAAQQILAEVYQHNIYLQLKQKAVVKNLHSVLSEQAIPCFFVKGGQLGAQLYDDPHLRLAKDVDAVVPTEHIADALTVLSQAGYQFTRGSKTLRPKRDRWRLWANKDMPFIDPKFGQFIELHERLIHLEPAGLTARVIRFDGTADAPPITHSPYVLYLILHAVLAYFRRLKWVVDLSSLLRRLPAPQKTEVFALAKEFHCMQALIAALQFTEDYFPDTLDNDWKGLIAEHEITEQTDILRDRFARGLCGAQDGDIMTAPPMPYFPIPERVIFEQATMGYSTTLFRKAVGVLTRR
- a CDS encoding PqqD family protein gives rise to the protein MTQKLIRNSNLMASAIDDELVMMDIEQGNYFGLNAVGAYIWTLLETPQSRDDIMGQVKDNFEAPDVSTLEKDVLDFIQTMIDNKLVQFGG
- a CDS encoding lasso peptide biosynthesis B2 protein; this encodes MHFTWREKLMMPVIFLALGAARLMVLIVPFRRYGFIFGHKLGSRAVQPSIDATAQLADRGRVIRTVAKNTPWSSNCLAQAIVAAVYLRILRLPFTTYFGVKKSNKDAVDLDAHAWVVAGDIGITGLKQSIGMTPVSTFIFAPSIKPSRT
- the cmk gene encoding (d)CMP kinase, with the protein product MTIADLTSPLVISIDGTFASGKGTLGKQLAAHYGLAYLDTGKLYRAVAKAVLDAGGDPDDADDSEAAVKHIDTNALSDPILKSGPIGAAASKVAVHPGVRAALFDFQRDFAANPPNGAKGAVLDGRDIGTVICPDATVKFYIDATADERARRRHAELTGYGEDITLETVSAQLAERDARDSGRETAPLKPAPDAHLIDTTGLSIAEVLGRAARLVDAVLAKNAQK
- a CDS encoding asparagine synthase-related protein, with translation MFAAIIMRGSRENPKQYVTGETFIESLTPFTKADVSGIWQDDRAIIAQATHHNTPESIYENAPEVCEDTGCVIASWIRLDNRAKLCAALGLTERPTLTDPHIVLAAYRQWGRDCTNELEGDFSFIIYDPKTHATFCARDTMGAKPFFYQLTDRHLIVATSVAAIRAVKGLTLIPNVEWTALFLANLNFAHRQSAYEGVEKLPPSHDMFVDINTAQGPREYFTFDLTAPHSVKRDNIWVDRYREAFDKAVYVRSRSANLIGAESSAGLDSSSIIATLVDKLPHSRDDFHTFGLCATEDEPGLLLSTAAHCGVRHTHTLMTPKMLQIDESFHRALTSLGHPPEHWQMLYQPSFFEQSQRFGIKTLVSGYGGDEVVTNYAKYLPRELLLRKAYVAALNEMSGSLPMRLARFGKAVTAGSSDPHISLRAIIKNKFALSCIHQDVLENSKLRQRVEDTSFPRQSEWTLNTIAANAPGFRLARSGRLESEAIFAASYGMQYRYPMYDRRLLQQYFATPSIEKRRRHMGRYLHRRALQGRVPDRILWQPTKFMGAYLGGRMNAQTHDPTAFYELPELLRTIIDEKAYRQQQTAQRNVSDNADKDAVRRNIFFFQLKQLSAWLNEDNTS
- the aroA gene encoding 3-phosphoshikimate 1-carboxyvinyltransferase, with translation MTSTAAVSQKSTTPLRGTVRAPGDKSVSHRAMIFGAMATGTTTVAGLLEGADIMSTADAMRAFGADITKDKDGVWHVVGCKDGFQSPKHAVDCGNAGTGVRLIMGAAAGYKVSATFTGDASLTSRPMGRVLDPLREMGAAFDVAPGDRLPVTLKAGAALTAIDYTPPHASAQVKSCILLAGLNAAGTTAITEPTLTRDHTENMLKAFGVKLTAAKRGDGQVVRMDGGQTLKATHVIVPGDPSSAAFLIVAALITPGSDIIIENVMMNPTRTGLFETLTEMGGYLRSDNFRTSGGEIIADIHVKHSPLHGVTVPPHRAPAMIDEYPILAVAAAFAKGRTVMDGIGELRVKESDRIAATEALLSSNGVNITSHESGMTVIGGDTPRGGAVVKTHHDHRIAMSALILGLGCDAPVRIDDASMIATSFPSFFDIMTRLGAVIETSA
- a CDS encoding TIGR02300 family protein yields the protein MAKVDLGTKRTCPECSAKFYDLTKNPATCPMCSHSFDPAELLAGASLAAMKADEELKDYDAESDDDEDDEDEDGVKKKAKDADEDEDDIDEAEEEAKELELDGDDAAIIGGGSDDDDDERRDMDGFSETEDDDEDAALVDDDDDNELPPPDADDAEDDDVEEIEI